tttaattcattttttaaacctatttctgCTTCTCTATCTATCTTCAAAAGTTCAAGATGAGTTAAATAGATTTATGGGAAAATAAGACTGaccaacatttaaaatattttataggtttTCTAACGTCAAACAAACTCTTAGTTAAACACTATTTTTCTCTCTAAAACATTTAAGCCATGTTGCTCTTTAGAACTGTATTTGATTTGCTGGCGTTTTATTCTAGCTTTTTTTATGCCAGTGTTCCTAATCTGAAAACCTGCAATTTCTTTTCTTATGGATAACGTTGTGCTTTTAAGTAATTTAAAGCTTTGTGCACTAtcaatttcttgttttttctcaCTCTAGAGGCCGAACTAACCAATGACTGGTGAAAACTATACAAGGATCACAGAGTTTATTTTCACAGGCTTAGAGTACCATCCGCATGGGCAAGGCTTCCTCTTCttgctcttccttcttttttacctTGTTACCGTGACCGGAAACCTGGGCATGATTTTCCTCATCCGGGTGGATTCCCGCCTGCACACACCGATGTACTTTTTTCTCAGTCACCTGTCCTTTGTGGATGTCTGCTTTTCGTCCACGGTTGGCCCCAAGATGCTCAGAGACTTCTTCGCTGAAAGGAAGGCCATTTCTTTCCTAGGCTGCGCCTTGCAGCAGTGCTTCTTTGGGCTCTTGGTGGCCATCGAGTGCCTTCTCCTGGCATCCATGGCTCATGACTgctacgtggccatctgcaaCCCATCGCTGTATGTAGTTGTTATGTCCCACAGACTCTGCAGACAGCTGGTGGTTGGACCCCACGCTGTTGGATTTCTGAACACCATGACCCACACAACAGCTGCCTTCCAACTTCCCTTCTGTGGTTCCAACATTATCAATCACTTCTTCTGTGACATGTCCCCGCTTCTGTCTCTGGTATGTGCTGACACATGGATCAATAAATTGCTAGTTTTCATCGTGGCTGGAGCTGTACTTGTGGTCAGCAGCCTGACTATATTAATCTCCTATTTTCACATCCTCATCTCTATCCTGAGCATCCGCTCTGCTCATGGGAGGCACAGAGCCTTCTCCAAGTGCTCTTCCCATCTCACAGCTGTCTCCATCTTGTATGGGACTCTCTTTATCTACGTGAGGCCAGGCGCAGTTTTCTCTTTGGATCTTAATAAAGGGGTGGCAGTGTTCTACACAGCAGTGATTCCCACGTTGAATCCTCTCATCTACAGTTTGAGAAATAAAGAAGTGAAAGCTGCTATGTGCAAGACCATCGCCAGGAGAAAGTTTTCCCTCAAAAGTTAAATTTCCatctaaaacagaaaatagattaaaaagtaAACCTTCCAGACATGGCTAGACTATCTGACCATCATCCAAAGATGCTAAAAAATTTGCAGAATTTGGGGGGTGCTATCCTTCCATTCTTctacatgatttttattttagtacattttttaaaaagctccattTCATCATGTCCCTATTAGTGATAAAAATTCCCAATCACCCAAACTCAGAGCAATTCTTTCTCCTCAAACATCTTCATTACTGAGAATATGATCAAATCTAATAAATGTTGAAGTAACCTAGCTACTAATACTCTCACACTAGTTGGACCAACAGAAATGTCCAGATGAGGTGAGATTCTTTGAAGCAGCAAACATGACTCCTATCCTTACATCAGAGTTGAAAATATCAAATAGAACATTTACTTCTCTTACATAtgactttaaaaactaaataaccCTCCATACattgtttttaatatctattatgcttattttcttaattcttatCTTCCAAAAATACAATATCATGATCactgaagataaaaagaaaatgcagctaagcaagtgaagaaaaatgttaaccaaaaaaaaaaaaaaaattcagtattctTATTCTTCCACCAAGTGACAAGTCCTAGCAATAGTTCCCATTTGCCTCGCTACATATACATTTACTCTTTAGTTTTCCAACTATTACTTTAGTATTAATATTcagttttccctacttctttCAAATAAACATAGCAATAGCTTATggcaaaaagtagaaataaattgcaaagaaatgaatgaaaaaaaatgagaaaacttctaaaaaatcagaaacaatgtGCTGAGAAGTTATTGgtaattaaaatgcagaaaatttatttcttattatcttGTTAGTAGTTTTCTGTTATAcgtttcaaattaaaaaaatacaatagaatGACGATAAAAAGTATTTCAACAGCTTTCTGTTCCCCTCAACCTCAGAAGAAtctaaagaagaattaaatgaattGCAATCATTTTCATCGAAGTTAAGTGATTTTTGAAAAGTATCTGTTTGGTATAAACTAAATTCTAACAACATCTATTTTTAGCCCTGATAGCTATTGGTGATCTAAAAATGTGCAATTTATCTCTAGGTTATACAGAGACCCACATATGAGTaggggaaacaaaacaaaaaacagacacgCTTGAGTAGTGATGTAGGAAAGAACTAGGGTGTAGAATATAGCTCAAACCCCTGCCCAGATAAATATCTTGATAGGGTTGTTGGATAAGCAAAAGATTTCTCACGCAGTATTGATGAAAAGATAGTGTCACAGTCCTTCTTCCTCACTCCAGAAGTTGTTGTACCTGCTTTAAACATTGCAACTATACTAAGATAGCACATTACAGGGACTGGACTGGTCATGAAGTGACTTGGGTTCAAGGGAAGTGAGCAGACTATGGAATCAACTGGATACCAAGATGTGGAGCCAGTGTACAGGCTAGGAATAATAGTACATTCAATGAAGCTGTTGTCTCTGCAGGAATGAAGCA
This sequence is a window from Odocoileus virginianus isolate 20LAN1187 ecotype Illinois chromosome 10, Ovbor_1.2, whole genome shotgun sequence. Protein-coding genes within it:
- the LOC110149753 gene encoding olfactory receptor 5G9-like, encoding MTGENYTRITEFIFTGLEYHPHGQGFLFLLFLLFYLVTVTGNLGMIFLIRVDSRLHTPMYFFLSHLSFVDVCFSSTVGPKMLRDFFAERKAISFLGCALQQCFFGLLVAIECLLLASMAHDCYVAICNPSLYVVVMSHRLCRQLVVGPHAVGFLNTMTHTTAAFQLPFCGSNIINHFFCDMSPLLSLVCADTWINKLLVFIVAGAVLVVSSLTILISYFHILISILSIRSAHGRHRAFSKCSSHLTAVSILYGTLFIYVRPGAVFSLDLNKGVAVFYTAVIPTLNPLIYSLRNKEVKAAMCKTIARRKFSLKS